The genome window GCATGGGCGTACGGGTAACCTAGCCAAGGACCCCAAAAGCCGCCACATGGGTTAAACCCGAGGGCACCCCGCCCTCACCCCCCCCCCGTCTTCAGCCCATCACACCTCTTCCCACTCTtgtcttcttcttccctcttcctcatcatcgACTACCACGTTGTCACCACCATCCACCACATCCCTTGTATCTTTTTCCATCCTTGAACAACCAACACCGTGGGCCTAACGCCCACAGTCGATGCATAGCACCCACCACACACGCCTCAACAGGCTACCTTCCCCACCACTCCACACCCTCCCGCACTATCCTCACTCTCAACACTATCACCACTACCACCACCACTATCCAAGCCAACAACACCTCCGACCTGCATCCACATCTacatccacatcctcatcatctcGGGGTTACTACCAACGGCCGCCTCACCATCACTCCCATAACTACCACCCATACTCAAGGTAGGCATCCCCGCTCTCAACGCGCCTGCCTTTGCTCACCGGTCCAGGCCTCGTTCAGTCAACGAGCCCTACCCTCCTCGGTCACCTCCTCACAGGTCATTACTCAGCCGACGCAGCTCGCCGATCCTCCGGCCCATTCCAGTAgtctcttcctccctcacggacgctcctcctccactccaccgATCGCACCCGCCCCCACGACATCCCTCACACGCCGGTCATTACGAGTACACTCCGACACACAAAGGTCGCGAGCCATACCCACCTCCGAGGTACCGCATTTACCATCCCCGCActccctcgctctccttgCGAGGTCGCACCCACTCCGCGTCCAGGCACGACGTTGTACGCGATTTCTTTGACCACCGACACCGAagcagcgacgacgatctTCCAGTGACTCCCAATTCTATCAATTACGAGTCGCCCAACATGGCTCCCGTCGAACCCCGCTACgtgctcgaccgcctccCGATGCTCAACATCTCTGAAGCTGAGGCCGCTGACGTCAAGCCTCACGTGACGCCGCTCCGCGCTCTCAGCCCTGCTGAGCGCCGCTTCTTCCAGACCATGCCGATCTCGCAACGCCCGGTGACTGCCTACcccctcgacgccgcgtcTACCTACACCTGGCCGGCGCAGCAGGCTGCGACCGACCCCACAGCGGCCGTGGTAGCAGCTGGAGGCGATAAGAGAGACGGCCTCGCAATCGACCCCGCGCTCTCGGCGGTTAGATCGTCCAACGATGTCGCCCCCGGCAGTACAGATATCACaatggcctcggcgcctGATATCAGACTTCAGCCCGAGACCCTAGGGTCCgtgcccgcctcgcccgctATCGACAGCAATGCtgaggctgctgctgcggtTGCAGCTGTCCAGGCATTACACCCCGACCACGGCGTGAAGAAGGAGACTCCTTTCTCTCGCTCACCCGAGCTCCGTATCAGCCACAAGCTTGCCGAGCGCAAACGTCGCAAAGAGATGCGCGACCTCTTTGACGAACTCCGGGAACA of Cutaneotrichosporon cavernicola HIS019 DNA, chromosome: 4 contains these proteins:
- a CDS encoding uncharacterized protein (helix loop helix domain); protein product: MAPVEPRYVLDRLPMLNISEAEAADVKPHVTPLRALSPAERRFFQTMPISQRPVTAYPLDAASTYTWPAQQAATDPTAAVVAAGGDKRDGLAIDPALSAVRSSNDVAPGSTDITMASAPDIRLQPETLGSVPASPAIDSNAEAAAAVAAVQALHPDHGVKKETPFSRSPELRISHKLAERKRRKEMRDLFDELREQLPADRGMKASKWEILSKAVDYIQHLKNQVTESHRLLEAATRDLAIARGQNPETATTTNTTWPPTYHTFNIPYVPHASTSTAPAPAAPAPQPQAQAAAPQPQPQSQPQPQAAVPAAAATQAVPVPPQAQPQPQAVAVTAAAPAAPVPVAQPAAQPQVPAAVPQPVAAAAPPTAAPPQVQGQAPNSS